In Cyanobium sp. WAJ14-Wanaka, a single genomic region encodes these proteins:
- the ntrB gene encoding nitrate ABC transporter permease: MTSHPSPKRSRRHATASWLRSPLANQIKPPLVCIGLTLVLWQFLAQFNSEGFPGPIDVISETWDPYIIHPFFDDGGTSKGLALQLLISLQRVAVGYSLAAVVGIAAGLAIGLNRFLRRGFDPLIQVLRTVPPLAWLPISLLLFQQADTAAIFVIFITAIWPIVINTAVGITEIPQDYTNVARVLKLRKRSYLRDILMPATAPYVFTGLRIAIGLAWLAIVAAEMLKADGGIGFFIWDAYNAGGDTSTSQIILAIVVIGLVGLALDRLVGAVGKLVANGGN; the protein is encoded by the coding sequence ATGACCAGCCATCCATCGCCCAAACGCAGCAGACGCCATGCAACGGCTAGCTGGCTGCGCTCACCCCTCGCGAACCAAATCAAGCCGCCATTGGTTTGCATCGGCCTCACCCTGGTACTTTGGCAATTCCTGGCCCAATTCAACAGCGAGGGATTTCCAGGCCCGATTGACGTTATTAGTGAAACCTGGGACCCCTACATAATCCATCCCTTCTTTGATGACGGAGGCACCTCAAAGGGGCTTGCTTTACAACTGCTTATATCCCTGCAGCGGGTGGCAGTGGGCTACAGCCTGGCGGCTGTTGTAGGCATTGCCGCAGGCCTGGCAATTGGCCTAAATCGCTTTCTTCGCCGCGGCTTCGACCCCCTGATCCAGGTACTGCGCACCGTGCCACCCCTGGCCTGGCTACCAATCTCCCTATTGCTGTTTCAGCAAGCGGATACGGCTGCAATTTTCGTGATTTTCATCACTGCCATCTGGCCCATTGTCATCAATACGGCCGTTGGCATCACCGAAATCCCGCAGGACTACACAAACGTGGCCCGGGTGCTGAAGCTGCGCAAGCGCAGTTACCTGCGGGACATCCTCATGCCAGCGACAGCCCCCTATGTCTTTACAGGCCTGCGAATAGCCATTGGCCTGGCCTGGCTCGCAATCGTGGCGGCCGAAATGCTTAAGGCAGATGGTGGGATCGGCTTCTTCATCTGGGATGCCTATAATGCCGGGGGCGACACAAGCACAAGCCAAATCATCCTTGCAATTGTAGTGATCGGCCTCGTGGGCCTTGCCCTGGATCGCCTGGTCGGAGCGGTGGGCAAATTAGTTGCAAATGGAGGCAACTAA
- a CDS encoding nitrate ABC transporter ATP-binding protein (This model describes the ATP binding subunits of ATP-binding cassette (ABC) transporters for nitrate transport, or for bicarbonate transport, in bacteria and archaea.), giving the protein MKNALITIDNISRSFALPNGGNYIALKDIDLSIAEGEFISLIGHSGCGKSTLLNLMAGLDQANTGGILMNSRQVTEPGPDRMVVFQNYSLLPWQTVRQNIALAVNNVMLGSSKAERQERIDQSIELVRLTQAADKLPRELSGGMKQRVAIARALAIRPKLLLLDEPFGALDALTRGNLQQQLMEICQQAGVTTVMVTHSVDEALLLSDRVICLTNGPAAGIGQIVNVNLPRPRQRLEVMEHSNYYALRTELINFLQQQRRLKQHRQTISSDALSPSVVKASTTAKAPATTSQLRIGYLPGLDLAPLAVGIERGFFAESNLQLVPSIFQDWQEMDKQLRAGELDLAITSATAPLAMSLGISGEPAWPAITPITVTRNGNAICLARRFLDLNINSLASLAPSLKRREWPLRLAIGQNDSMQELLLRHWLASAGIDPDQEVVLETLSPMAMQASLQAGEIDGFIAGRYRVAKAVESGLAFVLASDLDIWSNHPEKVITCHEGWATRNETLLLDFCSGLIRGGQICEDGGQHENLVGLLSRPEWLGIDSALALQRQFNLGNGEPTDNRLPLNRYHSDRCHVANAAEGAWILTQFSRWGWIPFPSNRLEILGRVYRNDICSAALERIGLPALRPERQPIPMACGIPFDQDFPINYLQQLPFSRYSAQAAMEMPSCDTDKPLPYS; this is encoded by the coding sequence ATGAAGAATGCCCTAATCACAATTGACAATATCAGTCGCAGCTTTGCCCTTCCAAATGGCGGAAATTATATTGCCCTAAAGGACATCGATTTAAGCATAGCCGAGGGCGAATTTATCTCCCTAATTGGCCACTCCGGCTGCGGTAAATCAACCCTCCTAAACCTAATGGCAGGGCTTGATCAAGCCAACACCGGTGGCATTCTAATGAATAGTCGCCAAGTGACCGAACCCGGGCCGGATCGGATGGTGGTTTTCCAGAACTACTCGCTACTTCCCTGGCAGACAGTGCGCCAGAACATTGCCCTGGCTGTAAATAATGTAATGCTTGGCTCCAGCAAAGCTGAGCGGCAGGAGCGCATTGACCAAAGCATCGAGCTTGTCCGCCTAACCCAGGCCGCTGACAAATTGCCACGGGAACTATCTGGCGGAATGAAGCAAAGGGTTGCGATTGCCCGCGCCCTGGCAATCAGGCCCAAACTGCTCTTGCTAGACGAGCCCTTTGGCGCACTTGACGCACTCACCCGCGGCAATCTGCAACAACAGCTGATGGAGATCTGCCAGCAGGCTGGGGTTACAACAGTGATGGTTACCCACTCAGTCGATGAGGCCCTGCTGCTATCTGACCGAGTGATCTGCCTGACCAACGGACCAGCTGCCGGGATTGGCCAAATCGTCAATGTGAACCTGCCGCGACCACGGCAAAGGCTCGAGGTGATGGAGCACTCGAACTACTACGCACTGAGAACTGAACTTATCAACTTTCTGCAGCAGCAACGGCGCCTCAAGCAGCACCGCCAAACCATCAGCAGCGACGCACTATCCCCTTCAGTAGTTAAAGCCTCAACAACAGCAAAGGCCCCAGCAACAACAAGCCAGTTGCGAATTGGCTACCTGCCAGGCCTCGACCTAGCACCACTTGCCGTTGGCATCGAGCGTGGTTTCTTTGCCGAGAGCAACCTGCAATTGGTCCCGTCAATCTTCCAGGATTGGCAAGAGATGGATAAGCAGCTGCGGGCGGGCGAGCTGGATCTGGCAATCACCTCGGCAACCGCCCCATTGGCCATGAGCCTAGGGATCAGTGGCGAACCTGCCTGGCCAGCGATTACACCAATCACAGTGACACGCAACGGCAATGCCATCTGTCTGGCACGCCGCTTCCTCGACCTAAACATCAATTCGCTGGCCTCCCTGGCCCCAAGCCTCAAGCGTCGCGAGTGGCCGCTCAGGCTGGCGATCGGCCAAAACGACAGCATGCAGGAGTTACTGCTCCGCCACTGGCTTGCCAGTGCTGGAATCGACCCTGATCAGGAGGTGGTTTTAGAGACCCTCTCGCCCATGGCAATGCAGGCTTCCCTGCAGGCAGGGGAAATTGATGGTTTCATCGCAGGCCGCTATCGCGTAGCAAAAGCAGTGGAGTCTGGGCTGGCCTTTGTGCTCGCTTCAGATTTAGACATCTGGAGTAACCACCCCGAAAAGGTAATCACCTGCCATGAGGGTTGGGCCACAAGGAACGAAACACTGCTCTTGGATTTCTGCAGTGGATTAATTCGTGGCGGTCAGATCTGCGAGGACGGAGGTCAACACGAAAATCTGGTGGGCCTTCTCAGCCGGCCGGAGTGGCTGGGAATCGATTCAGCCCTGGCACTGCAGCGCCAATTCAACCTAGGAAACGGAGAACCTACAGATAACCGGTTACCACTTAACAGATATCACAGCGATCGTTGCCATGTGGCAAACGCTGCGGAAGGGGCGTGGATACTCACCCAATTCAGCCGTTGGGGTTGGATACCCTTCCCCAGCAATCGCCTGGAAATACTGGGGAGGGTCTATCGCAACGACATTTGCAGTGCCGCACTGGAGCGGATTGGTTTACCAGCCCTAAGGCCAGAACGCCAACCTATCCCGATGGCCTGCGGGATTCCATTCGACCAAGACTTTCCGATCAACTACCTCCAACAACTTCCCTTCAGCCGCTACTCAGCTCAGGCAGCGATGGAGATGCCCAGCTGTGATACCGATAAACCCCTTCCCTATTCCTGA
- a CDS encoding ABC transporter ATP-binding protein: MIEAKANQGSFERDLTLNPSYLRFEEVGHVFQTKNGPFEALSNINLEVAQGEFICVVGHSGCGKSTLLNMVSGFLNPTSGRVILNNLPIEGPGPDRMVVFQNYSLLPWKTVDQNVSLAVKAARPDLDKGARAAVVEHHLEMVGLIEARHKRPVEISGGMRQRVAIARALAVQPAVLVLDEPFGALDAITKEELQEELLAIWREHKPTVLMITHDIDEALFLADRIVMMTNGPSATIGEIMEVPFNRPRDFELIQGDPRYGVLRNHALDFLYRRYAHDDA, from the coding sequence ATGATCGAAGCCAAAGCTAATCAAGGCAGTTTCGAGCGAGACCTAACCCTTAACCCGAGCTATCTGCGCTTCGAGGAGGTAGGGCATGTGTTTCAAACAAAAAATGGCCCATTCGAAGCCCTAAGCAACATAAACCTGGAAGTAGCCCAAGGTGAATTTATTTGCGTAGTAGGCCACTCAGGCTGCGGCAAAAGCACCTTGCTGAATATGGTATCCGGCTTTCTGAACCCAACTAGTGGCAGGGTAATTCTGAATAACCTGCCGATCGAAGGGCCTGGCCCAGACCGAATGGTTGTCTTTCAGAACTACTCCCTGCTGCCCTGGAAGACGGTTGATCAAAACGTTTCCCTGGCAGTAAAAGCAGCCCGCCCCGATTTAGACAAAGGAGCCCGGGCAGCAGTGGTCGAACACCACTTAGAGATGGTTGGGCTAATCGAGGCCCGCCACAAGCGACCGGTAGAAATTTCCGGCGGCATGCGCCAAAGAGTTGCCATCGCCCGCGCCCTGGCGGTACAACCAGCGGTATTGGTGCTTGATGAACCCTTCGGCGCCCTTGATGCCATTACCAAAGAAGAATTACAAGAGGAGTTACTGGCAATTTGGCGTGAGCACAAACCCACCGTATTGATGATCACCCATGATATCGACGAGGCCCTTTTTCTTGCCGACCGAATAGTGATGATGACCAATGGTCCCTCGGCCACAATTGGCGAAATCATGGAGGTGCCATTTAATCGCCCCCGAGACTTTGAATTGATCCAGGGTGACCCTCGCTACGGAGTGCTGCGCAACCACGCCCTCGACTTTCTATACCGCCGCTACGCCCATGACGATGCTTGA
- a CDS encoding Crp/Fnr family transcriptional regulator, which yields MLSIQSGHTVLLSEGLFNTTYYLSVESGLLRVAISNPEHEALQTNLITLGFLQAGDHLSLDLFRNSRLHLQAINSTRLVEATSGLAPAGSNSLNDWTLNLLLVRHIGEAEQRIQALIQLLVERLGRRSGKWYELPFRLTHAELAELSGHTRVTVTKQFSRWRKQGLVEQAAGPNRLLRVSPQLLAA from the coding sequence ATGCTATCTATTCAGTCAGGGCATACGGTGCTGCTCAGTGAAGGGTTGTTTAATACAACCTATTACCTAAGCGTGGAATCAGGCCTGCTGCGGGTTGCCATATCTAATCCGGAGCATGAAGCACTACAAACCAATTTAATAACTCTAGGATTTCTTCAAGCAGGGGACCATCTCTCCCTGGATCTATTTCGTAATTCGCGACTGCACCTGCAGGCTATTAATTCCACGCGACTGGTGGAGGCAACTTCTGGCCTGGCTCCAGCGGGATCTAACAGCCTGAATGACTGGACCTTGAACCTGCTGTTAGTTCGCCACATTGGGGAGGCAGAGCAGCGCATTCAGGCCCTAATTCAACTGCTTGTAGAACGGCTGGGTCGGCGCAGCGGCAAGTGGTACGAGCTTCCCTTTCGGCTCACCCATGCCGAGCTGGCTGAACTCAGCGGCCACACCCGCGTAACCGTGACCAAGCAATTTTCCCGTTGGCGCAAGCAGGGTCTGGTGGAACAGGCAGCTGGCCCCAATCGGCTGTTGCGGGTTTCGCCTCAGCTGCTGGCCGCGTGA
- a CDS encoding molybdopterin oxidoreductase family protein has product MASDPAATPAASSAARAQCPYCGVGCGLELKPPDPAAAEAIWVARGDRHHPSSLGQVCIKGATVGETLHHNRLTTPLWRESLDQQFAPISWDRAFELLLAQIRRTLEQQGPQGLAIYGSGQFLSEDYYVANKLLKGALGSNNFDANSRLCMSSAVAGYDRSLGSDGPPCCYEDLDLADLVVLIGTNTADCHPVLFQRLLKRKRKQKQALRLVVVDPRATATADAADLHLAIRPGTDLVLLHGLGNLLGELRALDRPYIDAHTEGYGELEALWRLWTPQRVSALCGISEADLRQLAQWWAAATGVLSLWSMGVNQSSEGTATVGGIINLHLATGHIGRPGAGPFSLTGQPNAMGGREVGGLAQLLPGYRLVANAEHRAEVERHWGFAAGVIAAEPGLAVWEQIEAMECGELGLWWVAATNPLVSLPSLDRVRAAAANCPLVVLSEAYAGTETAAVAHLLLPAAQWSEKAGVMTNSERRVTLCSAFRKPPGGARPDWEIFAELGRRLGFVDQFNYDSAAEVYKELAALTAGRVCDFSGLSHQLLAEHGPQQWPFPLETAPGKGAARLYVDHRYPTKSGRARLLADPPLGLAEPPCKDYPLVLTVGRYLGHWHTMTRTVHVDRLRKQHPEALLEINPQDAQCNGLNDGAMVEVRSRRGMIEVRVLISKRIRPGTLFLPMHWGASQPNPCEANRLMHELCCPLSKQAELKAAVGLALA; this is encoded by the coding sequence ATGGCCAGTGATCCCGCCGCCACCCCAGCCGCCAGTTCAGCTGCCCGGGCCCAGTGCCCCTACTGCGGCGTGGGTTGTGGCCTGGAACTCAAACCGCCTGATCCGGCAGCAGCCGAGGCCATTTGGGTGGCCCGCGGGGATCGACACCATCCGTCATCCCTGGGGCAGGTGTGTATCAAGGGCGCCACGGTGGGCGAAACCCTCCACCACAACCGGCTAACCACTCCGCTATGGCGCGAGAGCCTCGATCAGCAGTTTGCACCGATCAGCTGGGATCGGGCCTTTGAGCTGTTGCTGGCCCAGATCCGCCGCACCTTGGAGCAGCAGGGCCCCCAGGGACTGGCCATCTACGGCTCGGGCCAATTCCTCAGCGAGGACTACTACGTGGCCAACAAGCTGCTCAAGGGTGCCCTTGGCAGCAACAACTTTGATGCCAACTCACGCCTTTGCATGAGTTCTGCGGTGGCGGGCTATGACCGCAGCCTGGGTTCGGATGGCCCCCCCTGCTGTTACGAGGACCTCGATCTGGCTGACCTGGTGGTGCTGATCGGTACCAACACTGCCGATTGCCATCCGGTGCTGTTTCAGCGGCTGCTTAAGCGCAAACGCAAGCAGAAGCAGGCCCTACGACTGGTTGTGGTGGATCCCAGGGCCACCGCCACCGCCGATGCGGCTGATCTGCATCTGGCGATCCGCCCGGGCACCGATTTGGTGCTACTCCACGGCTTGGGCAATCTATTGGGGGAGTTACGGGCCCTCGATCGGCCCTACATCGACGCCCACACCGAGGGCTATGGCGAGCTGGAAGCGCTTTGGCGCCTTTGGACGCCCCAACGGGTATCTGCTTTGTGCGGAATTTCCGAGGCCGACCTGCGCCAACTTGCCCAGTGGTGGGCTGCAGCCACTGGGGTGCTCAGCCTCTGGTCGATGGGGGTGAACCAGAGCAGTGAAGGAACTGCCACCGTGGGGGGCATTATCAATTTGCACCTGGCAACGGGCCACATAGGTAGGCCGGGCGCCGGCCCGTTTTCACTCACCGGCCAGCCCAATGCCATGGGGGGGCGTGAGGTGGGCGGCCTGGCCCAGCTACTGCCTGGTTACCGACTCGTGGCCAATGCCGAGCATCGCGCGGAGGTGGAGCGCCATTGGGGTTTTGCTGCCGGTGTGATTGCGGCAGAGCCAGGCCTGGCGGTCTGGGAGCAGATCGAGGCGATGGAGTGCGGTGAGCTGGGGCTGTGGTGGGTTGCCGCCACTAATCCCCTGGTGAGCCTGCCCAGCCTGGATCGGGTGCGGGCGGCGGCGGCAAACTGCCCCCTGGTTGTGCTGAGTGAGGCCTATGCCGGCACCGAAACTGCGGCTGTGGCACACCTGCTTTTGCCTGCTGCCCAATGGAGCGAAAAGGCAGGAGTGATGACCAATTCCGAGCGTCGGGTGACCCTTTGTTCGGCCTTTCGCAAACCCCCTGGTGGGGCCAGGCCCGATTGGGAGATCTTTGCCGAGTTAGGCCGCCGGCTGGGGTTCGTTGATCAGTTCAACTACGACTCCGCAGCCGAGGTTTACAAGGAGTTGGCGGCGCTCACCGCGGGGCGGGTCTGCGACTTCAGTGGGCTCAGCCATCAACTGCTGGCCGAACACGGCCCCCAGCAGTGGCCATTCCCCCTAGAAACGGCCCCTGGCAAAGGGGCGGCGCGCCTGTACGTCGACCATCGCTATCCCACCAAATCCGGTCGGGCTCGCCTGCTGGCGGACCCGCCCCTGGGTTTGGCGGAACCCCCCTGTAAGGACTATCCCTTGGTGCTCACCGTGGGCCGCTACCTGGGGCACTGGCACACGATGACGCGCACCGTGCACGTGGATCGGTTGAGGAAGCAGCATCCCGAAGCCCTTCTAGAGATAAATCCCCAGGATGCGCAGTGCAATGGGTTAAATGATGGCGCCATGGTCGAAGTGCGCTCCCGTCGCGGCATGATCGAGGTTCGGGTGCTGATCAGCAAGCGCATCCGCCCCGGCACCTTGTTTTTGCCGATGCACTGGGGTGCCAGCCAGCCCAATCCCTGCGAGGCGAATCGGCTTATGCATGAGCTTTGCTGCCCCCTTTCGAAACAGGCAGAGCTCAAGGCGGCGGTGGGCCTTGCCCTCGCCTGA
- a CDS encoding nitrate reductase associated protein, whose product MLPQFPLSTSLANTCFGFEADFTADLRCIPMAVRRKLDLAGVKLKLQHWSELGEAERDQLLAWPDDPSAIEALRQHLQARSAALSAGPAKDLARPDAEPWQQADQLPEVLAASCTQLGLEIRSSGWAELDELQRFALVKLSHPGHEHRNLARALAEFELLVADG is encoded by the coding sequence TTGCTGCCACAGTTCCCCCTGAGCACATCCCTAGCCAACACCTGCTTCGGCTTCGAAGCCGACTTCACCGCTGACCTGCGCTGCATCCCGATGGCGGTGCGACGCAAGCTGGATCTGGCCGGCGTGAAGCTGAAGCTGCAGCACTGGAGTGAGCTGGGCGAAGCCGAGCGGGACCAGCTGCTGGCCTGGCCCGACGACCCCAGCGCCATCGAGGCCTTGCGCCAGCACCTGCAGGCGCGCAGCGCCGCCCTCAGCGCCGGCCCTGCAAAGGACCTGGCCCGACCCGACGCTGAACCCTGGCAGCAGGCCGACCAACTGCCTGAAGTACTAGCCGCCTCCTGCACCCAGCTCGGCCTGGAGATCCGCAGCAGCGGCTGGGCGGAACTGGACGAACTGCAGCGCTTTGCCCTGGTGAAGCTCAGCCACCCCGGCCACGAGCACCGCAACCTGGCGCGGGCGCTGGCCGAATTTGAACTGCTGGTGGCAGACGGCTGA
- a CDS encoding molybdenum cofactor guanylyltransferase, which translates to MEGLVMGRDPRDGRRPAWQPLLQLPLRACLLSGGESRRMGRDKALLPHHAGSTWLELSLRLLAQLEMPITLISRHSAHLELAEEIALKLARRSPVSVLAEPPPWEGPLLALHRLMQQHPDERLLLCPVDMPDLSLAALQTLLAAAADDASATAENPTWLHLAHDGERLQPLLGVYPSSAPIRCHLASAVERGERRLQSWLVELPYQAVTLDPRVIRNVNRPEADKRI; encoded by the coding sequence ATGGAGGGACTGGTTATGGGACGGGACCCTAGGGATGGGCGGCGACCGGCCTGGCAGCCATTGCTACAGCTGCCCCTACGCGCCTGCCTACTCAGCGGTGGCGAGAGCCGTCGCATGGGCCGCGACAAGGCCCTGCTGCCCCACCACGCAGGCAGCACCTGGCTGGAGCTCAGCTTGCGCCTGCTGGCCCAGCTGGAGATGCCGATCACCCTGATAAGCCGCCATTCGGCCCATCTGGAGCTGGCAGAAGAGATAGCCCTCAAGCTCGCCCGGCGCTCGCCAGTGTCGGTTCTGGCGGAACCGCCGCCCTGGGAGGGGCCGCTGCTGGCCCTGCACCGGTTGATGCAGCAGCACCCCGACGAGCGGCTGCTGCTATGCCCGGTGGACATGCCAGATCTCAGCCTTGCGGCCCTGCAAACCCTGCTGGCGGCAGCAGCAGACGACGCTTCAGCAACAGCCGAAAACCCGACCTGGCTGCACCTGGCCCACGACGGTGAGCGGCTGCAACCGCTGCTAGGGGTTTATCCCAGCAGCGCGCCAATCCGCTGCCACCTGGCCTCGGCGGTGGAGCGCGGCGAACGGCGCCTGCAGAGCTGGTTGGTGGAGCTGCCCTACCAGGCGGTGACACTGGATCCCAGAGTGATTCGCAACGTGAACCGGCCCGAAGCGGATAAACGGATCTGA
- a CDS encoding GTP 3',8-cyclase MoaA — MANATDRLNRPLGVLRLSLTARCNLACPYCLPDGVEPPGLLTATQRLQVVAAAVALGAHSLRLTGGEPLLHSGLEELIAAVQPLRAQSKEGPGLRQIALTSNGTLLSAKRARALRAAGLDRITLSLDGTTGAAVAGMAGLADASAGERTLAAVLAAIEHARAAGFDPAVGALKLNAVIQRGRNHDQLLPLAALCRERGLELRLIEYMDVGNRNGWSRAAVLSAAEMVEQLGAIWPLEPLGRDNNSTASRWSYRDGRGKIAVVASVSQPFCGDCNRLRVTADGIAYTCLFASPGSGTDLRPWLKTDSDPIELEQALAGLWKHRNDRYSEERQQGGRGDRNHAEMAYLGG, encoded by the coding sequence ATGGCGAACGCCACCGACAGGCTCAACAGACCCCTTGGGGTGCTGCGGCTTTCGCTCACGGCCCGCTGCAACCTGGCCTGCCCTTACTGCCTGCCCGATGGAGTTGAGCCCCCCGGCCTACTCACGGCCACTCAGCGGCTGCAGGTCGTCGCGGCGGCAGTGGCACTGGGGGCCCATAGCCTGCGCCTGACCGGCGGCGAACCGTTACTGCACTCCGGGCTGGAGGAGCTAATCGCCGCGGTGCAACCTCTGCGGGCCCAGAGCAAAGAAGGCCCCGGCCTGCGCCAGATCGCCCTCACTAGCAATGGCACCCTGCTGAGCGCCAAACGGGCCCGGGCTCTTCGCGCCGCCGGCCTCGATCGAATCACCCTCAGCCTCGATGGCACCACGGGCGCTGCGGTGGCCGGTATGGCAGGCCTGGCTGATGCCAGCGCCGGCGAGCGAACCCTGGCGGCTGTACTGGCAGCGATCGAGCACGCACGGGCGGCGGGCTTTGATCCGGCAGTCGGTGCCCTGAAGCTCAACGCCGTGATCCAGCGCGGCCGCAACCACGATCAACTCCTGCCGCTGGCGGCCCTCTGCCGCGAAAGGGGCCTGGAACTGCGTCTGATCGAATACATGGATGTGGGCAACCGCAACGGCTGGAGCCGAGCCGCCGTGCTCAGCGCCGCCGAAATGGTGGAGCAGCTGGGCGCCATCTGGCCCCTAGAACCCCTCGGCCGAGATAACAACAGCACCGCGAGCCGCTGGAGTTATCGCGATGGCCGGGGCAAGATCGCCGTTGTGGCCTCGGTGAGCCAACCCTTCTGCGGCGATTGCAACCGGCTGCGAGTTACGGCCGATGGAATCGCCTACACCTGCCTGTTCGCCTCCCCAGGCAGTGGCACTGATCTCAGGCCCTGGCTGAAAACGGATAGCGATCCAATCGAGCTGGAGCAGGCATTGGCCGGCCTATGGAAACACCGAAACGATCGCTACAGCGAAGAGCGCCAACAGGGCGGCAGGGGCGACCGCAACCATGCCGAGATGGCTTATTTGGGCGGCTGA
- the moaB gene encoding molybdenum cofactor biosynthesis protein B, with product MGLAIALLTVSDTRTLVDDRSGDALQQRLEANGHRLVERLIKPDNRYQIRAELSRWIADPAVQVVITTGGTGLTGRDGTPEAVVPLLDKKIEGFGELFRVLSFETIGTSTLQSRCLAGVANGTVIFVLPGSLDAVETAWDRLISAQLNGATRPCNLVQLLPRLLE from the coding sequence TTGGGCCTCGCCATCGCCCTGCTCACCGTGTCCGACACCCGTACCCTGGTGGATGACCGCTCCGGTGATGCCCTCCAGCAGCGGCTCGAGGCCAATGGGCACAGACTGGTGGAGCGGCTAATCAAGCCAGATAACCGCTATCAGATCCGGGCGGAGTTGAGCCGCTGGATTGCGGATCCTGCGGTGCAGGTGGTGATAACCACCGGAGGCACCGGCCTCACGGGACGTGACGGCACACCGGAAGCGGTGGTGCCGCTCCTGGATAAAAAAATCGAGGGCTTTGGTGAGCTATTTCGGGTTCTTTCGTTTGAAACGATCGGCACCAGCACCTTGCAGAGCCGCTGCCTAGCGGGAGTGGCCAATGGCACCGTTATTTTTGTGCTGCCCGGGTCGCTTGATGCTGTGGAAACCGCCTGGGATCGCCTGATAAGCGCCCAGCTCAATGGAGCCACCCGTCCTTGCAATTTGGTGCAGCTGTTGCCACGGTTGCTGGAGTAG
- a CDS encoding MoaD/ThiS family protein codes for MEEISATSIRILLFAALRDQAGWGERQWPTAPCSGAAPTPRQLWKELDMPGKLSGIRVAINQQFSDADTPLKAGDELAFLPPISGG; via the coding sequence ATGGAGGAAATATCAGCTACTTCGATCCGAATCCTTCTATTTGCAGCCCTGCGTGATCAGGCGGGTTGGGGTGAGCGGCAATGGCCGACAGCCCCATGCTCTGGGGCAGCCCCCACCCCTCGCCAACTCTGGAAAGAATTGGATATGCCTGGAAAGTTGAGCGGTATACGCGTCGCCATCAACCAGCAGTTCAGCGACGCAGACACCCCACTAAAGGCCGGAGATGAGCTGGCCTTCCTGCCGCCGATTAGCGGTGGTTGA
- a CDS encoding molybdenum cofactor biosynthesis protein MoaE, with amino-acid sequence MQLRIDLHSEAFEPLGRLEQWRTELIAQGSAAGDTCAAESLFIGRVRATAADGNALIALELQHYPGMTERQLCQLAESSCGRHGAYSCLIQHRIGRVLPGEAIVLVAIGADRRGPAQSCCQELLEALKHEAPFWKREWRSDGTGEWLTGNTPL; translated from the coding sequence ATGCAACTCAGAATCGATCTGCACAGTGAGGCATTTGAGCCCCTAGGGCGCCTGGAGCAGTGGCGCACTGAATTAATAGCTCAAGGCAGCGCCGCCGGAGACACCTGCGCCGCCGAAAGCCTTTTCATCGGCAGGGTTCGCGCCACAGCCGCCGATGGCAATGCGCTAATTGCCCTGGAGCTTCAGCACTATCCGGGCATGACCGAACGCCAGCTATGCCAACTGGCTGAGTCCAGCTGCGGCCGCCACGGCGCCTACAGCTGCCTGATTCAGCACCGCATCGGCCGGGTGCTCCCCGGCGAAGCGATCGTGCTGGTAGCCATCGGCGCAGACCGCCGCGGCCCTGCCCAGAGCTGCTGTCAAGAGCTGCTGGAAGCGCTCAAACATGAAGCTCCTTTCTGGAAACGGGAGTGGCGAAGTGATGGCACAGGCGAGTGGCTTACGGGCAACACGCCGCTTTGA